The Macaca nemestrina isolate mMacNem1 chromosome 17, mMacNem.hap1, whole genome shotgun sequence genome contains the following window.
AAAACTAggcccctatctctcaccatatacaaatattaactcaaaattgattaaagacttaaatgtaagacccaacaCTATGCAACTACTAGAAGACAACATAGGGAAAATGTTTCAGCACCTTACTCTTGGCAAAGATTTTGtggataagacctcaaaagcacagccaacaaaagaaaaaacagacaaattggattatgtcaaactaaaaagcttctgcacagcaaagaaaaccatcaacagaatgaacagaaaacctacagaatgggagaaaatctttgtaagCTATTCATTTGGTAAGGTTTTAATATCTAGAATGTACAAGGAAttcaactcaacagcaaaaagtAATAATCATCTAagtaaaaaatgggcaaaggatctgaataaacatttctcaaaaaaaaagacatacaaatggccaacaagtgcatgaaaaaatgcccaacgtcactaattattagggaaattcaaatcaaatccaaaatgaGATCTCATCTCACACCAATTAATGTGAGTCTTATCAAGAagactaaaaataacaaatgttggcaaagatggggagaagggtaattcttatacactgttagtggtgggaatgtaaattagtacagccattgtgGAACATGGTATGGAAGTTCtcaaaaaaaagctaaaaatagaactaccaaatgatccagcaatcccactactggtgtgtatgcaaaagaaagaaaataggtatGTCCAGGAGACATCTTCACTCCTAGGCACGATTTATGTCAGCCaacatatggaatcaacctaagtggccatcaacagataaataatgaaaatatggtgtatatatacacaatggaatactagtcggtcattaaaaagtataaaatcttGTTAttcatggcaacatggatgagcctgaaggatatttgttaaataagtcaggcacagaaaaataaataccacatattctcgcTCACGTGTGGAAGCTTAAAAAGTTGGCAGTATAGAAGTATAGAGTAGAATATTGGCcactagaggctgagaaggggaAGAAGTGGGGTTATAGAGGTTAGTTAATGGATTAAAACTTACaggataggaggaataagttctagtagtCTATAGCACTGTAGGACTCTAGTAaacaatttttttgcatttttccaatAACTAGAAGAGAGAATGTTGAATGTTCTCAATActaagaaatgataaattttgaGGTGATAGAAGTGCTAATTTTCCTGATGTGATCATTGTACGTTGTATACACGtattaaaatatcacactgtacccaataaatatatacaattattatgtgtcgatgtttaaaacaattttaaataactaatataaatgaatgagtgaacaaatgagTGGGGTTCTTAAGCAGACTTTGGTTCCCTTCCCCATGCTTGAGAAGTCCTTTTAGGGCCTCAGGTATGACTTAGTTCTCAGATACAGATAAACTAAACTATGGTATCTAAGCAAATAGAAAGTTCATTTTAGGTTTGGGTCAGGTAAAAAGACATGCAGacataaaaattaagaagaaaacaaggTTAGAAGACAGGCTGATGTGAACACTTGCTCAGgaaaatgagtaaaaatatttttttcaaaatttgaagtTTTGTTTAGTAAAGAAGGGGACTGAGATGTTTGGGTTTTATTATTGACATGAGGACAGACTATCATTTAATGCAGACCTGCAGGGTTTTTGTAAGTACACATGATAAATTGGTGGTTTAACAATGAAgacagaatttttaatttaaagattttCAATCTTTAAAGATTTTCTTCACCTGGGATTAGCATAAAGGAAAATCTTCCTAGCAGGTTACTGAGAACACCTTCTTACTTCAACTACATGTCCCCCCACATTTGTTTTACTTACTCAGAAACTATGTAATATTACATTTAAACAAAAAGTTCCatgtggagaaaaaaagagatctGCAATAATATTGAAAGATTAATGTCCATGTATCTATTGGATAAAATCATGTAAGACTCCCAAGCATCACCATCATAGAAGGAAGAGATTTTGCCTTTTACAAATGACCCTTTCCAGGGCTCCCTTCATGTctctgttcctcaggctgtaGATGAAGGGGTTCAGCATGGGGGTCACCACAGTGTACATCACAGCCATGACAGTCTCCTTTAGAGTAGAACTATTAGCTGATGGGCATAAGTAGAGACCAATAACGGTCCCATAGAACAGTGACACCACAGAGAGGTGGGAGCCACAAGTAGAGAAGGCCTTGCAGATACCCTTAGACGAAGGGACCTTGAGGATGGAGGAGACAATCCCTGCATAGGACCCAAGGATGAGTAGGAATGGGATGACAAGAATCAGCCCTCCCATGATAAATATCACCAATTCATTAACTCGAGTGTCAGAGCAGGCCAGCTTCAGCAGAGCAGACATATCACAGAAAAAGTGGGGGATCACATTGTCTGCACAAAAACACAACCTGGCCATGAGTAAAGTGTGTAACATGGCATGGAAGGTGGTCAGCACCCAGGACAGCACCACCAGGGCGAGACAGAGCATGGGGCTCATGATGGCGGTGTAGCGCAGGGGGAAGCAGATGGCCACATAGCGGTCATAGGCCATGACCACAAGGAGGAAGCTTTCTAGATCTGAAAAATACAAGAAGAAGTACATTTGGGCCAGGCAGTCTGCATAGGGGATGGATGGGTCGTGGTTCTGCATGTTCTGCAGCAATCTGGGCACTGTGACTGAGGAAAAGCAGAGGTCAGAGAAGGACAAGTTGCTGAGAAACAAATACATAGGCGTGTGGAGCTGGGAGTCCAGTTGAGTGAGGACAATGATGAGGAGGTTCCCCAGGAGGGTGGTAAGATACATGGCCAAGAACAGGGCATAGAACAGGTTTTGCTGCTCTGGCTGGATGGGCAGGCCCAGGAGCAGGAACTCTGAGATGCTGGTTTGATTTCGTCCCATCATGCTCTGTCTCCAGTATCTTTAAGAGAATATAATAGGATCCCTTAAAAccaccaataaaaataaatatattcctaTGATACATTGTCAATAGGTGTTCTTCAGTCATTGATTTCACCATCATTTTCCCTAACAACAATCTGTATATTCAGAGATTTCTATAATTATCTCTATAATCAGAAATGTGCCACATCACAAAATCCACACTACTTTTCACACTGATCTCACTTTTGATAACATGTAACAAATGTTACTGCTTTCTTTCTAAAACACTCTTATCTATTAGCTTCCGTGCAATCACACTGGTTTCCTGACACATACTGGCCATTCCTTAACAACTGTTAATGGTTTCTTCTCTAACAGTATCTTATATATTGGTGTTTTCTGGGAATTTTTCCTAAATTCTGTTCTAATTCTACAGATCAAGCCCTGAAAGAGTTCACCTGTCCCTGTGACACTGATTACCGTCTAAACTTCATGGGTAAACCTTTCATCATTAGTACTGTATTACCAGTTGCTTCCTGATTATCTCCCCATGGATCGTGACCATACGCAGTTTAACAGATCCCAGATGAAACTCATCTCACCCTGCCACTCTCCCAATCCGCTCCTCCAGTCACTCATGTCGCAGTAAAAGGAATCCACACTCAAGTCAGAAACCTGGgagttttctttcattcatttatttctctcaagATCAACATCTAATTCTAGCAAGTCATATAGATTCTGTACTTCGTTCTATTTCTGATTCAACCACGGCTTATCCCAATTGCCAAAATCTGCAACAGGCTGATGTCTTTTCTTGTCTGGACTATTGGAATAGTCTCTTACTTCATCTCCCTGCTGCTATGCTCACTAGCCTTCAATCCATTCACACTGTGGCATTCTAAGATAAAAATCTGATCATCACTCTCCTGCTCAGAGTCCTTATGGATTCTCATCATTCTTAAGATACAGGCAAAATTCCTTTCAAGGACGCAAACGATATTTTATTATCTGACCCATGCCTACCTCCACAGCCTCATCTGGTCCCACAGTGACTCTTGCATCAGCATTCTCCAGCAATTCTGGACTTAGAAGTCATAATTTCTTGCCTCCAGACGTTCAcacttgctgttccttctgtGTAACAtcttcttctctctgccttttacTTGGCATACCCCTGCTTCTCCTTCAGGTTTATTACATGTCACTGGCTCAGCTCAATCTTCCTTGTCTGCCCAGACCAGGTAAGACCTGCTTCTATGTTTCCACAGCATCCTGTACTCATCCAGCAGCATTCAATGACCTTGATTGCTTGTTTATAGCTGAGTTTCCTACCAAATTGTAAATTCCATACAGGTAAGGCCATAACTGCCTTCGTGACTGCAGCAAGGCCAGCACCTGGGATGCTGACTGGATATGGCCAATGTTTCATTAGTATTTGTTAGCTGTCCTTCAGGCTGAGACATACAttcctccaactttattttttattttatttgagacagagttttgctcttgctgcccaggctggagtgcaatggcacgatctcggctcaccacaacctctacctcccaggttcaagcaattctcctgcctcagcatcctaagtagctgggatcacaggcatgcgccaccatgcccagctaatttttgtagttttagtagagccggggtttctctatgttggtcaggctggtctcggactcccgacctcaggtgatccacccgcctcggcctcccaaagtgctgggattacaggcataagccaccgcacctggcccctccaACTTTAAAGCAGTCAAATCCCATTGTAGTTAGAATAACTACTCCTATTAAATACTCCCAGAATTAAGAATTCACTAGCCTTAACCATTTAGTGCTAGTTTTGACGCTTTATTACAAAATTCTGAGATAAACTTCAGACCTATGGAAAATGTTAGACCATCCAACCAccctattctttattttaaaaagacagccCATTATGCATGTTGACACtgtcattttggttttggtgttgATGTCTACATGGTTCAGTTACACTGACATGAAGAAATGTATCTGAAAGTTCGTATAGTTTGGGGAGAAAGGGAACGAGGATATCCACCCTTGAGACCTCGCTGTACTTCCTCTCCAGATATCCATACCTCAAAACGCCTCTGAGCTAAGAAAGCTGAAGGGTATTAGGGTATATGAGAAGCTCCTTTCCTAGAGGGATGTAGCTGAGTCTAACTGCTGGGATTTTCACCCTGCTGCTGCTGTTTAATCTAGCCACATTAACAGGTTTTCACATTTGGACATACTGTGCTAGTACTGCAGGGAAATGGCATCAAGCGAAGTTTCACATGCCTGTTTTCTCAGAAGGCTGCCTCCTTGGGAAATGAGTGGGACCAATCTCTGGTGTCAAGGGTCTTATTAGAAATTCCAAACCGGAGAGACATCACTTGTGAATGCTGCCACTGATCGGGAATATACATTTCAGCTGCTCCCTCAATAATGCCTTTCATCTTCTTCACCTGGTAAATCTATACTTCTCAGTCTGGACTGAAAACAAGAATCACGAAGGTCACTGCTTCTAAAACTTTAACTGACATACAAACCACCTGGTGGTCCTGCTAAATGCTGATTTTGATTCAATAGGTCTGGTGTAGGGCCTAATACTCTACATTTCGaaagttaaaattttacatttggtGATGCCAATTCTGCTGTTTTGTGGATCACACTGAGTAGTAAGgacatataatacatttttaaagtagagattaTGGCACCATCCCCCAATAAATGTAATTAGAATCTCTGGAAGGGGCCTTAAGCTCCTTAAGTAATTCAAATATATGGCCGAGGGCTTGAAATCTCTGTATTAAACGCCTATCTCATAGAGATGTCATTATGTTGAAATCTACAATCATGAGAGGACATTGCATAGTATTAATGGACACTGTCATTAATAAAAAGATATTAAGTTGTGAAcattaaatcaaaatatttctggaatgtaGAAAACTCTTGAAAGGCAGAGAGGTGGAGAAAAGGAAAGTTATGTCTGAAAAACTATCCTATAGAACATCATACAACTGGGGAAATCAAGACCCTCAGGCTGTAGGGATACTAAGGTACCAGCTTATTCACCCTCCTGCCCAACTTACTCTGTGTCTGAGGTTAACTCCAGGGCCCTGATCCAAAATCCTCCTCCCCTTTATTGGTTGCAACAGCCTTTGTAGTCGTCACCTATGTCTGTACCCACCCTTCTGACATCTCCTTTTCTACCTACCCCTGGCCCTAGGGGACTGTGCATCCCGGAGGAGCCTAGATCCTGGAGGACctcattaaaaacaaagtaattacACAGGACCTCTCTAGAACAAATCAGCGTAGAGTCCTGCAACAGTGACTGATTACAGCTGCTGATCACACCTTACACCTTACAGTGACTGATTACAGCTGCTGATCACACCTTACACCTTACAGTGACTGATTACAGCTGCCGATCCCTTTGGGGAATCACGAGAACGGAGAGAAGCTCAGGGATGGGTGCTTAATCACTGCCTGCTTAGGGAATGGAGAGCATGCCTGTGAGGTTTGGGCCTACATCTTGAGAAGTGAAGAAAAAATGGTTGGAGAAGTCACAGAAGCAAGCAGGGACCAGGCCGTAAATGTCCTGAAATATCTTAAGGGTGTAAGAGTTTAGGTTTTATCCTGTAGACAATAACAAGCCATCAGTGGTCTTTGAATAGAGGACCGCTATGGAAAGACATATGCTTTGGAAATATTTCCAGGTGGCAGAATCTCTCACTATAACCCAACTCCCTGTAAATAGGCcctaggagagagaaaaatggtaACCAACAAGGATCAGACTTCCATGACCCAACCATATACAGATAGAGCGAAAGGACAGGAGTAAGAGAAAAGATGAACTCTTCTGGATCACATTCAATTCTTCCTCAGGCAAATATGGAAAAGTAAATTCACATTTGCAGCCCTTTGAGCTACTTCTAGCTCCTTACCTCTCTAGGAAGACCTTAATAACCGGACACCATCATTATCTCAACCACTCTTCATGTGTCATATTACCTCCTCATACTAGCTTTTCCTTACCCTACAACTGATCACAAGACCACAACTGACATTTACAACTCCTTCTTCCACAACTATTCCATGTACCCTTTTACATAACTTCAGCTAGATTCAACCCACATTCCTTGTGAGTCTGAATCCTCAGTGTTATTGTTTTTCTTGGGTTGCTATAATAGTGTTCCATTAACTTTTACTAAGTGACAGCTAAAAGAATCCCCTGCATATCAGATATGGTCTTCCCTTTCCTCATTATGCAGAGAAACACAATTTTCCATTGTTAGCTGGGATTGAACTACCACAGGCAGTACAGTAAACTCCTTTTTTGCCTACTGATTCAGAAACATAAAGAACCAAAATTGCCAAATGGCAGTCTCAACTTTCAGTAGAATGGAACCATGGAAGCACTTCAGGTAAAACATTCCTTCCTTAAGAATTATATCAGATACTTCTTGTCCACCACTTCAAATCCTCTCAGCCATCTTCTCGTATTCCAGCCACGGTGGCAATAACCAATTCTGCGCAGACTTTGACCAGCTTCACATAGATTCGGTCTGACAGTATTACCTCAGGCCTATTCCATCTGCTTCTTGTGCCCTGCCATAAGGTTTCTCTGATTCCATGGAGTGGAAAATCATGGAAAAACAGCCCAATGCTTACACATACACAACCAGAAAGTACAAGGGCGTTGTTGCCGTGTTGGTCAACCCTTAAATACAGGTGCTGGGAGCTTACGCATATATGCCTTAGTCCCTCCTAGTGGTTGCCAACTCAATAAGCCATCCTAGTAACTGGTCTCCCTTCTTCCCTATTTAACACCCCCTCTATTCCTTACTTCTTCGCATGAGGTGAAATTCTCAAATAAACTACTTACaaataagactttttttaaagtaaggtCTGTTAATCAACAGAGCCCAAAACTGTGGAGGTAGGGAGCAAAACTTCCATGGGCACATTAGTTGCTCTAATAATGAGGAAGTCAGCCCTGCTACCACTCCTTGATTTCCAGACTCGTGAATCATGGTTATGGGAGAAACATGATGATATATGGGCTCCTGGTTCAAAGCACACCAACATTTCTGGTACCCCTAATTTTTGTTACTTTGTGAGCTACTTTGTCTCTAGCATTTgcaacaatgcctggcacaaagcagattttcattaaatatttgaagtaattaaATGAATCGCACAGACTAGCAGTTCCAGAACAATGCTTAATAATAGTACTGACAGTGGGCACACTTGTCTTTTTCCTGATAATGCAAATACTTCTAAAATACCTCTAATATTTCCCCCTTAAGCCCAATGCTGGTTTTTGAGCTAACTCAGATGTATTATTATCCCATATTAAATAAGCATCATCTATTCCTGTTATAGTGAGCATTTTTATCTAGGATGGTTGTGGATTTTAgcaaatatatcattttaataaaaacattaaaattacacTGCAAAAACTCCACGTTTAAAAGAATTCAAATACTTTAATTCAACAAGTGAAATACAAGAAAACAGTAGCTATAAAACTATGGAGATGGTAAATTAAGTAATAACAGAAAACCGCTATAATTTATGCTATTTAAACTTCCTTTTATCACTACTTAAGTTTCATTCATCACATTAATATAATACCGCATCTCAACATCTGCAATTTTGACAAATGCCTGGAATGATTTTTGTTCAGAAACAGATGCCGGTCTGACAGaaacacatttgaaaatgttctttttctggtCATAGTTGCCAACACATCTATGAACTCGGCCTCTAATCAGTCTTGGAAGTTCACgatcctgttttttaaaaaatgaatatcaaAAAATTAGTTATTACTTCATCcgaatttcaatttttttagtatttatattATCAACTAAACATGTGTCATCTCAAAATGCTGTAAAAATTCCTTCACGTGAGTCAGGGCCCCACTGCTAACAAGACAATGATAGTTATTCACATGGTGCCCTGTAACAGATGAAAGACCCTCAATTGGTAGGGCTTTTACAAGCTAGCAAGTTGTTGCTCATTCAAAGACTAAATGACACATGAAATTACTCACTCTTTTATCAGATTCCCAGGGTTCTACTTTCAGTAGGCAGCAGACTGGGTGATTCAAAACAGCTCATCAGATGACAATTAGGATAGCTGGATGAAATGTTTTGTTAAAAATCTCCTCGTAAGCATCAGAGAGATATCAAGACAGTGAGGAATTACAGAGAACCCCCAGCCCTCATCTAGGATAGTGTGGGAGTCTCAGATGAAACCTGATTTAGGGGGTACTTTCTCCCTGAGATGTCTGCAAATTACAGAAAGGCAGTTCAGAGTCTAAGAAACTGAGCAGAGCTTTCACAGACTTGTATAGTTGGGAAACAAATGGAATCTTAGGCCCCCAAGGAAAAGAGATTCTAGTAACCGCTCCCACTCTGACCTGAAGCTTAAGTTGGCACCCAAAAGTTCGATGCCTTTAGAGACAAGTAAATCAGAAAAAGATCAGCAATCTCCAAATCCTctcaattatgaataaaattaaagcatTCTGAAATTGCTTTCACTAAATAGTCACAAAAAGCACTAATTATAAGGGGAAAGACTAATGACTGATAAAAGGATTATACgaaaatgaaaaacttctgtTTATCAAAAGCCATCATTAAGTGGGAAAAAGCAAATGATggatatgagaaaatatttgcaatgcacATAATGGACAGAAAACTGACTCCCggaatagttttttttaattcctagaatccgtaagaaaaagacaaataacttgAGAAGAAAACAGCAAGATGCCTGA
Protein-coding sequences here:
- the LOC105471883 gene encoding olfactory receptor 1E2, producing MMGRNQTSISEFLLLGLPIQPEQQNLFYALFLAMYLTTLLGNLLIIVLTQLDSQLHTPMYLFLSNLSFSDLCFSSVTVPRLLQNMQNHDPSIPYADCLAQMYFFLYFSDLESFLLVVMAYDRYVAICFPLRYTAIMSPMLCLALVVLSWVLTTFHAMLHTLLMARLCFCADNVIPHFFCDMSALLKLACSDTRVNELVIFIMGGLILVIPFLLILGSYAGIVSSILKVPSSKGICKAFSTCGSHLSVVSLFYGTVIGLYLCPSANSSTLKETVMAVMYTVVTPMLNPFIYSLRNRDMKGALERVICKRQNLFLL